A region of the Terriglobia bacterium genome:
GCACTCCCGGTCGTCGAATCCCGAAAGCATCGCAAATGAGCGGCACGCAATTCAAATCGTGGACACCCCAAAATCACCGCAAATCACACATGACGATGAGCTTAAAGGATGCACCGCTCGATTAAACCGGACAGCAGTGGCGTCTTTGCCCGGTTGAAATCTGTTCGAAATGAGCGATTAGCCAGTGTTTATGGGGGTTTTCTGGCCTGCGGGGAACATCCCCGAGGCACGCAGCGGTTGCTCAGGCACACTGCTCCCTAAGTGTTGTCGGTGGTTGAGCCATGAGTCTCGGTAGTCGGATTAAGTTGTGCGCCGCGCAACTGAACACGAACAGCCAGTCCACTTTCTCCGGACCTCGTAACTTGACCTGGCGCAGCGGGCCGGTTTGCTTGAGCCATCCGAAGCCCTTCTCCACCAGCCATCGCCGGCTCAGGCTTATGGCATACCCAGGCTGCCGTGTAGTTCTGCGGTCCAGATTGCTGCTGCGGCCCTTGTCGTTCTTGGTCACATGGGGTGTCACGTTCAACTCCCGCGCCGTGCGCACGAAATCCTTGCTGTCGTAAGCCTTGTCTGCACCGACCGTGATGCGGCGTGAGCGATCCTCTTGCTTTCGCGCGAGCATCAAGAGCGCCGCGTCTCGCTCGGCATAACCGTCGGCGTGCGTGACCATCGCTGCGGCAATCAGGCCGTTGCGGTTCTCCACCAGCGCATGACCCAGATAGCTCAGCTTCGACTCCTTGCCGTAGCTCTTCTTGTACAGCCGCGCATCGGCGTCGGTGGTCGATGCATGAGTCTTGTTGCTCCGCTTCTGGCCATGAAAATCCGTGCCGTCGCCGTCATCGCCGCCATCCTTGGAGCGGAAGCTCTTCTGCGAGGCCCATGCCTGGATCAGCGTTCCATCGACAGTGAAGTGCTCGTCGGACATGAACCGCTTAGCCTGTTTGTTCACTTCGGCGAAGAACTGCTGCGCCACATCGGAGGTCAACAGTCGGTCGCGATTCTTCGAGAACACAGCGTGGTTCCATACCGCGTCGTCCATGCCCAGGCCAACAAACCAGCGAAACAGAAGGTTGTAATCGATCTGCTCGACCAGCAACCGCTCAGAACGCACCGAGTAGAACACCTGCAACAACAGCGCACGCAGTATGTACTCCGGCGCGATCGATGGCCGCCCCGAGTCCGCGTACAACGCATCAAACTCAGGGCTCAAACTCCGAAGCACCGTATCCGTCAGCTTGCGAACCGCTCGCAGCGGATGATCTTGCGGCACACGCTGCTCCAACGAAACATAGCTGAACATCCCCTCCTGTACTCGCTCGTCTCCACGCATGCTTATAAGACGAATAGCTCACGTGCAACGATGCACACAGGGTACCTATTTCAACAAGCTCCTAAAGCAGGTTTGGACGTGGAGGAGATCCACGGTACTTTCTTCAGGCAAGACGTCTGACGAAACGATATTGGTTTCGACAGGAATTCGAAGATGAAAAGCGACCGCATCGGTCCCACAATCGTCAGTTCCATCGACGCGCTGCTTTGCTGCTCGATAGGGGACGCCTAGGGAGCCACTCTGCGATCCGCTGCTTGTCCGCTCTCCGCCCGTACCGCCCGCACATGAACTGAGGCTAGCACTTCACTGTCTGCCCACTCGGTCCAAAATCATGCGTGCCAGACTCACGCTTTCGGACACCACGGCGGTGAGACGAGGAGAAGGTCGGCTGATATCCGGGTCACGGGCTAGACGAACCGCCGCAATGATCGCGGCGGCAATGACCAGTGTCGACTTCATGCGCGTCTGCTCTTGCATTTGCTCCGCCCAGGCCTCACGTTCGCGCGCAATGGCTCGCTTCATCTCGCCCATCAGTGCACCGCGGTTCGCACCGGTTTGGGACCAAGTCTGTGCGAGAGTTTGCCTTGGAAAATCTCAGATGGAAGGTAGTTTCTCTTCTCTCCGCAAAGCGGGCACTGTGCGGCAATCCACGAATCCGGCATGGTGCCTACCGGAGCCGGGATGTTCTCACCGCACTTCTTGCAGCGGATCGTGAAGTCGCAGTGCCGAGTTTGTGGAAGGTTGAACACGAGTGCCAGTATAGGAGAAGAAAAGGCGAAACTGCAATGTGGATTTCTCTTGAGCTGAGCCCAGGGTAGATCGTTGAGATGGGCCGAGAGAACGTAGGTTAAATATTTTCAATGGTTTATGGCGAGATATGTTGATTTGCAAGCGATGATATGGCAGTATAGGGGCCAAAGTGATCGGGCGCTATGCGAATCGCCTCTCCCACCTTTCGCATTGCTACTGGCTTGCTGCTTGCCGTCCTTCTGAGTGTTGTCGGGTATCAAGTTTTCCGGCAGTCAAGTTTCGACACTCCAGAGGAGCTGCTGAAGCGAGCCGATGAGATGTCGTGGCTCAACAGTTGGATTGAGGCAGAACCTCTTTACCGGCAAGCCGAGCAGGAATTCATTCAAAGGCATCAGCTCTCCAAGGCCCTTTACGCGCGTGTCAGCCAAATGCCGGCACATAGCGAATCCTCCACTTCGATCCCAAGCCAAATTGCCCTGCTTCGAAAGGATCTGGATCTCCCGGAAGCGAAGGATCCTGAAACACGTCTTCGCATCCTGACCATTCTTGGGATGTTTGAAGTGAATTATGACGCCGGGATGGCGAGGAAGACATGGGCAGATGTGGAGGCACTGGCACTGCGCCAGCACCAATATCTGCTGGCGTCCAGAGCAATGGGCGAGCAAGGGATTGCGGCATTTTTGCTCGGCGACATGGCAACTGCCAAAAAGAATGTGGTCAAGGCATGGATGGTTGCGAAGGCCGCCGATCCCGGCGCCCACATTCGGTACGCCAGTATGTATGGCGCGGGCCTGGTGGAAATGCACAAGTACCAGGAAGCCCTTGGACCGCTCAATGAGGCCATCAAAGTTGCCGGGAAGACTCACGGGGCCGCGTACCCGACGATTGCCATTACCGCAAAAATCGAGGCTCTCAGCGGCCTCGGAGAGAACAGGGAAGCGCTGGCGCTGGCAGGCGAAGAGATGCAGCGAGTGAGCGGCTACCACCTTGCCGGGCATCTCTATGAGCTTTACCAAACCAGGGCTGGCGTCTACGAGCGAATGGGCCAATGGGATCAGGCGGTGTCCGACTACGGTCAAGCAGTTCAATACGCCAAGCAACTTTCGTATTGGCGCGGCTTGACCCAGGTAGACGGTTCACTCGCAACGGCGTACCTGCATCAAGGCGCATTGCAACCGGCATTGAGCGCAATCAACGAAGCCATTGCGTCCAACGAGCGCATCCCCGACGAGTTGTATTTCGTTCCAAGGGATCTCGCGATCAAGGCAGAGATCATGGCCCGCCTTGGCAACACAAAGGCATCGAACGAACTGTATGAGAAAAGCGCGGATCTCTTGGATGCGCTCCTCAGCAAAGTTCCCACGCCGACCGCTGAGCGCCAATTGCTGAATGATCTCAGCATCGTGTACGCGGGATACTTTGTGTCTTTAAGCAACCAGGGCCGCACAGTGGACGCCTTCCGAGCAATTGAGCGAGCGCGCGGTCGGGTGGAAGCTCAAGGTCTCTCACATCATGAGGTCATTTTGCCGCATGAACCCGATGCCACCGAACAGAACCTCACCAAGCTCAATATCCAATTGCTGAACACAGACGATTCGGGTTCCAGAGCGCACATTCTCGAAGCGATCTACAGCACCGAACAGCAGCTCGGCACGGAGCCATTGTCAAACGATCCGGCGCCGGTGCCTGTCGCACTGAGCGAACTTCAGCACAGCCTGCGGGCATCTGAGCTACTTGTCGAGTATGTGCTGGATGATCCAGACTCCTACGCGCTCGCCGTGACACGCAATTCAGTCCGCCGGTACAGTCTCCCGCCAAGAGACCTGCTGGAGAAGGAAGCGACGGAGTATCGCTCCACTCTGAAGCAACAGACGACGGACCCTGCTCTCGGGCAACGGCTCTACGACGGGCTGCTCGGCGCAATCCCGGAATTCAAGGAGAAGCAGGATTTGATCGTGGTGCCAGATGGCAAGCTCCACCTTCTGCCATTCTCTGCTTTGGTGAATGCCGGGCAGTACATTCTGATTTCCCATCTGGTCACGGTCGCGCCCTCGGGAACCGTGTTCAGTATGCTCAGGCATCGATCCGATCAGGTGATTCGAGACGATCTTCCGTATGTTGGAGTCGCGGCA
Encoded here:
- a CDS encoding IS5 family transposase, producing MRGDERVQEGMFSYVSLEQRVPQDHPLRAVRKLTDTVLRSLSPEFDALYADSGRPSIAPEYILRALLLQVFYSVRSERLLVEQIDYNLLFRWFVGLGMDDAVWNHAVFSKNRDRLLTSDVAQQFFAEVNKQAKRFMSDEHFTVDGTLIQAWASQKSFRSKDGGDDGDGTDFHGQKRSNKTHASTTDADARLYKKSYGKESKLSYLGHALVENRNGLIAAAMVTHADGYAERDAALLMLARKQEDRSRRITVGADKAYDSKDFVRTARELNVTPHVTKNDKGRSSNLDRRTTRQPGYAISLSRRWLVEKGFGWLKQTGPLRQVKLRGPEKVDWLFVFSCAAHNLIRLPRLMAQPPTTLREQCA
- a CDS encoding CHAT domain-containing tetratricopeptide repeat protein; this encodes MRIASPTFRIATGLLLAVLLSVVGYQVFRQSSFDTPEELLKRADEMSWLNSWIEAEPLYRQAEQEFIQRHQLSKALYARVSQMPAHSESSTSIPSQIALLRKDLDLPEAKDPETRLRILTILGMFEVNYDAGMARKTWADVEALALRQHQYLLASRAMGEQGIAAFLLGDMATAKKNVVKAWMVAKAADPGAHIRYASMYGAGLVEMHKYQEALGPLNEAIKVAGKTHGAAYPTIAITAKIEALSGLGENREALALAGEEMQRVSGYHLAGHLYELYQTRAGVYERMGQWDQAVSDYGQAVQYAKQLSYWRGLTQVDGSLATAYLHQGALQPALSAINEAIASNERIPDELYFVPRDLAIKAEIMARLGNTKASNELYEKSADLLDALLSKVPTPTAERQLLNDLSIVYAGYFVSLSNQGRTVDAFRAIERARGRVEAQGLSHHEVILPHEPDATEQNLTKLNIQLLNTDDSGSRAHILEAIYSTEQQLGTEPLSNDPAPVPVALSELQHSLRASELLVEYVLDDPDSYALAVTRNSVRRYSLPPRDLLEKEATEYRSTLKQQTTDPALGQRLYDGLLGAIPEFKEKQDLIVVPDGKLHLLPFSALVNAGQYILISHLVTVAPSGTVFSMLRHRSDQVIRDDLPYVGVAAWTSKAPQATFLARISRAISGPEQREFVALPESRQEVENIATDLPKPSTILLGARATETNFKQLPLSQYNVIHLALHGYVDSEISDRSALVFAPENPAKNDGLLQVREIRNLRINADLVTLSACDTGIGPVGEEGVENIVNAFVEAGAQSVVSTLWELEDHATARLMANFYEHLGRHEGKAEALRQAQLEMLKTGAPPYYWAGFQLDGEPSGSLFSATKSTNSSRSTR